Genomic DNA from Deltaproteobacteria bacterium:
GCCGTCGTCACCCCGCTCGTGCTCCGCTTTTTCTGGCAGTATAGTGTCCATCTCGGCATCACGCCGTCGTGGACCGTGGCCCACTATATCGAATTCGTCTTGAGCAACATGGGGGCCTTCGGCCTCGCATTCGAACTCCCGCTAGTCGTCGCCATGCTCGCCGCGTTCGGGATCGTCAGCGCGGCGACGCTTGTACGGACCCGACGCTACGCGATTTTCCTGATCTGCGTACTGTCCGCGTTTCTCACCCCACCGGACGCCGTCAGCATGGCGTTGATGGCCATCCCGCTGCTGTTACTTTACGAGGGATCGATCCTGCTGGCACGGTGCGTGGCGGCCAAGCCGGATGCAGCGGAAGACTTGCCAACCCCCGGGCAGCAGAAGTAGTGCGGCGTAGGTATGAGTAGGAAACGGAAAAGGAGTAAGCGCGCCGGAGCGCCAGTGGAGGCGTGGAGTGCGGTAGCGACGACCGCAATGCGACCGAGCAGGGAGCGTTGCGCACCAAAGGAGAGATGTATGCACTACGATGTCTATGGGATTGGCAACGCACTGGTCGACATTCAGGCGAACGTCAGTGACGACTTATTGCAACAAATTACACGGGACGTCCCGTCCACGACACACGATCGGCTCGCGAAAGGGACGATGCATTTAGTCGACACGACGACGCAAGGGCACATCCTGCGCCTCTTGGAAGAGATCGGCACGCATACCGTGTCCGGTGGCAGCGCGGCGAATACGATGATCGGCGTCGCCCATTTGGGCGGTCGCGCGGCCTATGCCGGCAAGGTCGGGGACGACGTCTATGGCGCGTTCTATGCCGAAGACCTCCACAAAGCGAGCGTCGCGTACCGCGTCCCGTTCGGACATGCTGAGACAGGAACCTGCATCGTCCTCGTCACGCCGGATGCGCAACGGACCTTTTTTACGCATCTCGGCATCAGCACTGCGCTGACGCCGAACGACATCGACGAAGCGGCCATCAAGGCCTCACAGTGGGTCTATATCGAAGGGTATCTGTGGGATGCCCCGGGTCCGAAGGCCGCGTCACTCAAGGCTATGGAGCTAGCCTGTCATTACGGCGTAAAAGTCGCGTATTCATTTTCCGATCCATTTTGTGTGCGGCGCGCGCGCAGCGACTTTCGCGACTTCACGGAGCGATTCGTCGACTTGGTCTTTTGTAATGAAGAAGAGGCGCTCGCCTTTACCGATGCCGGCAATGTCGAAGACGCGATCGGCACGATCACGGCGCTCGACACCGCGGTCGCGATCACGAGGGGCGAACGCGGTTCGCTGTTCGCAATGAACGGCACCCGCCACATCGTCCCGCCCGTGCATGTGGACGCAATCGACTCGACCGGCGCCGGCGACCTGTACGCGGCGGGCGTACTCCACGGCTTGTGTAGCGGCAAGACCCCGGCAGAGGCTGGGGAGCTTGGTTCCGCATTGGCCGCGCGGATCCTCACCGTGCGCGGGGCACGGCTACCGTAAAGCCGTTACTGCAAGGCAACCTGAGCTCCCGCCCCATCGGCCATCGCGACGGGGAGTCCGTAGTGATATGCCACACCTCCCAGACAATGCGCCAAATCGGATTCCACTAACATTGCATCCGCTGTCCCAAGGCGCGCGCCGTCCAACCGAAAAAGAACGCGGGTGGACGCGGTGTAGGCGATGGTTGTCCCGCGGAGACGCGGCTCGATTTCGTGGATGAGTTGGATATCGCTTATCGGTCCATCCGGATGCTCAATATTCAAAGCCGGTCCTAGCACAATCAAGCGATCCCCTTCGCCGGACGCACCACAGAGCGTGAGCACACGGTGCCCCGCGATAGTCTGCGCTGCATCCAATTGGCCCGCGCTCAGCATCAACGGCGCGCGCCCGCCGATTGTATAACCTTCCCGCCGAAAGATCGTGCGGAATTCGGTCCATTGCCTCTGTAACTCGGTAAACTCCGGCCCCGTCACCGTCACGGTCGGGACCGACGCCGCCCACGCCGGAGTCAACTGCACTGGTTTCTCCGCCGGTCCCGGCTGTTCGCATTCCCAGGCCAATCGACCCGGCAGCACGCTGAAACCCGCAATCAGAAGACCAGCGCCCACGACAGTTACAGCCGATCCCAATCCAAGTGCCAGCCCCCCCGCAGCCAGCATTGCACCAACGCCGGCAATCGGAATGCTGTGTTTCGTCAAGCCCTCCAACCCGGCCACAATCCCGCGCCCGACCGGGCGAAATAGCCGAAGGAATTCACTCGATCCACGCGCCGCGCGCCCCGCGCCACCCGACGGCACTTGACCAGCCGCTCCGATTCCAGCGCGCCGGCCAACCCCGCCCGCCGGCGCTGCTGCGGCCGCATGGCCACCTCCAGCCGACGCGGCCACTCTCTTTACACTGCGCATAGGCATCTCCTTTACCTCTCGTTATCCGTCGCTCTTAGTGTGCCACCGCGTGCGGCGCAAGCGCGAATCGCAGCCGCCCGTTGCGCCATAGCGCGCCCCATGCTAGCGGGCCGCATGGCCATTTTGCCGATCACCATCTACCCAGCGCCGATCCTCCAGCAATGCGCTGAACCAATCGGGACCGTCACAGCAGCCATTCAACAACTATTAGATGATATGGCCGAGACCATGTACGCCGCGCCTGGCGTCGGCCTGGCAGGGCCGCAAGTGAATCAGCCTTGGCGCGTCATCGTGGTCGATGTCGGCGAACCCGTGACTTTGACGCCGGACGATCCGGACCACCCCATCGAACGCTCACCCCGACTCTACCAACTCATCAACCCAAGCATCACCCACCGCAGCGGCACCATTCAATGGGAAGAAGGCTGCCTCAGTCTGCCGGACTTTCGGATCGAGATGCAGCGCGCTGCCCAGATCGTCGTTGAAGCGCTGGATCGCAACGGATCCCCGATCATGATCGACGCACAAGGACTCCTCGCCGTCGCGTTGCAACACGAAATCGACCATCTCGACGGCAAATTACTCATCGACCACGTCAGCCGCCTCAAACGGCGCATGTACGCCGAGAAACTCGAAAAACAACGGCGGGAGGACTAACGTGCGCATCCTCTTCTTCGGCAGCGCCGCGTTCGCAATCCCTACGCTCCGCCAGCTGCACGATTCGGCGCACGAAATCGTGGCCGTTGTGACTCAGCCCGATCAACCCGCCGGACGCGGCCGCGCGCTGACGCCGTGCCCCGTGGCCGCCGAGGCACAGACGTTGCGACTGCCATTGTTGCAGCCCGCGACGCTTCACGATCCCGCACTACTCACGACATTCCAGTCGCTGCAGCCGGAACTGATCGTCGTCGTCGCATACGGCAAATTTCTCCCCACGTCTGTTTGCACGTTGCCTTCTCATCGCGCGATCAACTTGCATCCGTCACTGTTGCCGAAATATCGCGGCGCCGCACCGATCCAGTGGGCACTGCTAAACGGCGATCATTCCACCGGGATCACCACGTTGTACGTCAGCAACACCATGGACGCCGGCGACGTGTTGCTGCAACAGACCGCGCCGATCCACACCACCGACACCGCCGCGACACTGCACGACCGCCTCGCCACACTCGGCGCCGCGTTGATCCTCACCACCGTGGACGGACTCGCCAACGCCACGCTTCGCGCGCAACCGCAAGACGAGCAAAGCGTCGTGCTCGCGCCGAAGCTGACGAAAGCAGACAGCCGTATCGATTGGCGACTTCCAGCAGCAGCGATCATTAATCGGATTCGCGGCCTCACGCCGTGGCCTGGGACTCACACCACACTGCGCGGCCGCG
This window encodes:
- a CDS encoding adenosine kinase, whose protein sequence is MHYDVYGIGNALVDIQANVSDDLLQQITRDVPSTTHDRLAKGTMHLVDTTTQGHILRLLEEIGTHTVSGGSAANTMIGVAHLGGRAAYAGKVGDDVYGAFYAEDLHKASVAYRVPFGHAETGTCIVLVTPDAQRTFFTHLGISTALTPNDIDEAAIKASQWVYIEGYLWDAPGPKAASLKAMELACHYGVKVAYSFSDPFCVRRARSDFRDFTERFVDLVFCNEEEALAFTDAGNVEDAIGTITALDTAVAITRGERGSLFAMNGTRHIVPPVHVDAIDSTGAGDLYAAGVLHGLCSGKTPAEAGELGSALAARILTVRGARLP
- the def gene encoding peptide deformylase; the encoded protein is MAILPITIYPAPILQQCAEPIGTVTAAIQQLLDDMAETMYAAPGVGLAGPQVNQPWRVIVVDVGEPVTLTPDDPDHPIERSPRLYQLINPSITHRSGTIQWEEGCLSLPDFRIEMQRAAQIVVEALDRNGSPIMIDAQGLLAVALQHEIDHLDGKLLIDHVSRLKRRMYAEKLEKQRRED
- a CDS encoding methionyl-tRNA formyltransferase, with the translated sequence MRILFFGSAAFAIPTLRQLHDSAHEIVAVVTQPDQPAGRGRALTPCPVAAEAQTLRLPLLQPATLHDPALLTTFQSLQPELIVVVAYGKFLPTSVCTLPSHRAINLHPSLLPKYRGAAPIQWALLNGDHSTGITTLYVSNTMDAGDVLLQQTAPIHTTDTAATLHDRLATLGAALILTTVDGLANATLRAQPQDEQSVVLAPKLTKADSRIDWRLPAAAIINRIRGLTPWPGTHTTLRGRALKIHWAEIPVDRSVPADAQPGTVVAVTRSLQVATGDGRLCLTDLQLEGGKRLRSEELLRGYPVAVGERLQ